A stretch of the Nothobranchius furzeri strain GRZ-AD chromosome 5, NfurGRZ-RIMD1, whole genome shotgun sequence genome encodes the following:
- the nudt1 gene encoding oxidized purine nucleoside triphosphate hydrolase isoform X2 → MLSSKLLTLVLVVQPSRVLLGMKKRGFGAGKWNGFGGKVQPGEGIEDAARRELEEESGLTVDTLEKIGNIKFEFVGETQLLDVHIFRADAFNGEPTESEEMRPQWFDHDKIPFSQMWADDILWFPLMFQKKKFLGYFKFQGHDVILSHTLEEVQEL, encoded by the exons ATGTTGAGCTCCAAGCTGCTGACGCTGGTTCTGGTGGTCCAGCCGAGCAGAGTGCTGCTGGGCATGAAGAAGAGGGGCTTCGGGGCTGGAAAGTGGAACGGGTTCGGGGGAAAAGTTCAACCTGGGGAAGGCATTGAAGATGCTGCTAGGAG GGAACTTGAAGAGGAAAGTGGCCTCACTGTGGATACGCTGGAGAAGATTGGGAATATCAAATTTGagtttgttggagaaacacaactTCTAGACGTCCACATCTTTAGAGCTGATGCTTTTAACGGGGAACCAACGGAGTCGGAGG AAATGAGGCCTCAGTGGTTCGACCATGATAAAATCCCTTTCAGTCAGATGTGGGCTGACGACATCCTGTGGTTCCCTCTGATGTTTCAGAAGAAGAAATTTCTGGGATACTTCAAGTTTCAGGGCCACGACGTGATCCTCAGCCACACGCTGGAGGAGGTGCAGGAGCTCTGA
- the nudt1 gene encoding oxidized purine nucleoside triphosphate hydrolase isoform X1 translates to MHAGVSFSTRGEVMLSSKLLTLVLVVQPSRVLLGMKKRGFGAGKWNGFGGKVQPGEGIEDAARRELEEESGLTVDTLEKIGNIKFEFVGETQLLDVHIFRADAFNGEPTESEEMRPQWFDHDKIPFSQMWADDILWFPLMFQKKKFLGYFKFQGHDVILSHTLEEVQEL, encoded by the exons ATGCACGCGGGAGTCTCATTTTCAACGCGAG GTGAGGTCATGTTGAGCTCCAAGCTGCTGACGCTGGTTCTGGTGGTCCAGCCGAGCAGAGTGCTGCTGGGCATGAAGAAGAGGGGCTTCGGGGCTGGAAAGTGGAACGGGTTCGGGGGAAAAGTTCAACCTGGGGAAGGCATTGAAGATGCTGCTAGGAG GGAACTTGAAGAGGAAAGTGGCCTCACTGTGGATACGCTGGAGAAGATTGGGAATATCAAATTTGagtttgttggagaaacacaactTCTAGACGTCCACATCTTTAGAGCTGATGCTTTTAACGGGGAACCAACGGAGTCGGAGG AAATGAGGCCTCAGTGGTTCGACCATGATAAAATCCCTTTCAGTCAGATGTGGGCTGACGACATCCTGTGGTTCCCTCTGATGTTTCAGAAGAAGAAATTTCTGGGATACTTCAAGTTTCAGGGCCACGACGTGATCCTCAGCCACACGCTGGAGGAGGTGCAGGAGCTCTGA